From the Acetobacter aceti genome, one window contains:
- the urtC gene encoding urea ABC transporter permease subunit UrtC yields the protein MNASLSFRGASVTAVIVVLLTGVLAVGSLLPASSPVQVSPFIMTLAGKYLAYAMLALAVDLVWGFAGILTLGHAAFFALGGYAMGMYLVREIGARGVYGNADLPDFMVFLSWKSLPWYWWGSDHFPVALALMLVVPAALAGLFGWLAFRSRVSGVYLSIITQALTYALMLAFFQNGFGFGGNNGLTDFKDILGFDLHSSYTRAGMLFISGLILAGALLAGRYVVGGRFGSLLIAVRDAESRTRFLGYRPEQMKLLVWVFSAIIAAIGGALYVIQVGIINPGEFAPANSIEAVIWVAVGGRGTLSGAVIGAILVNLGKTLFTAWLPEMWLYGLGALFMATTLFLPQGLMGLMRHIPKKRPSEVTPEVTSPEGEEA from the coding sequence GTGAACGCATCCCTCTCATTTCGTGGCGCGTCCGTCACCGCGGTCATTGTCGTTCTGCTGACGGGTGTGCTGGCGGTGGGTAGCCTGCTGCCCGCTTCCAGCCCTGTGCAGGTGTCACCGTTCATCATGACGCTCGCCGGCAAGTATCTGGCTTATGCCATGCTCGCGCTTGCTGTTGATCTGGTCTGGGGCTTTGCCGGAATCCTGACGCTCGGGCATGCGGCCTTCTTCGCGCTCGGCGGCTATGCGATGGGCATGTATCTCGTGCGGGAAATCGGCGCACGCGGTGTCTATGGCAATGCGGACCTGCCGGATTTCATGGTCTTCCTGTCATGGAAAAGCCTGCCCTGGTACTGGTGGGGCTCCGACCATTTTCCGGTGGCATTGGCGCTGATGCTGGTCGTGCCGGCCGCTCTGGCCGGGCTGTTCGGCTGGCTGGCGTTCCGTTCCCGCGTCTCGGGCGTCTATCTGTCGATCATCACACAGGCGCTGACCTACGCGCTGATGCTGGCGTTCTTTCAGAATGGCTTCGGGTTTGGTGGTAATAACGGTCTGACCGATTTCAAGGACATCCTTGGATTTGATCTGCACAGCTCTTACACCCGCGCCGGGATGCTGTTCATCAGCGGGCTTATCCTTGCGGGAGCATTGCTGGCAGGCCGCTACGTAGTCGGTGGCCGGTTCGGAAGTCTGCTGATCGCCGTGCGTGATGCAGAGAGCCGGACACGGTTTCTTGGTTATCGTCCGGAACAGATGAAGCTGCTGGTCTGGGTGTTCTCCGCCATCATCGCGGCGATCGGTGGCGCGCTCTACGTCATCCAGGTCGGCATCATCAACCCTGGCGAATTCGCGCCCGCCAACTCCATCGAAGCCGTGATCTGGGTGGCAGTCGGTGGACGCGGCACACTGTCCGGCGCGGTTATCGGTGCAATCCTCGTCAATCTTGGCAAAACACTGTTCACGGCCTGGCTGCCGGAAATGTGGCTCTACGGTCTTGGGGCGCTCTTCATGGCGACCACGCTGTTTCTCCCGCAGGGACTGATGGGGCTGATGCGTCATATACCGAAAAAACGGCCTTCTGAAGTAACGCCTGAAGTGACCAGTCCGGAAGGAGAGGAGGCATGA
- the urtD gene encoding urea ABC transporter ATP-binding protein UrtD, with product MSTGTLLELSHVSVTFDGFRAINDLSLSLAPGEMRAIVGPNGAGKTTMMDIITGKTRPDAGVVRFREHDLTKLDEPAIARMGIGRKFQKPTVFEELTVRDNLLLSLKGLRSPFALLFAKETAEEKARIDGLLGTIRLGREATRQAGGLSHGQKQWLEIGMLLGQEPDLLLVDEPVAGMTDAETMETADLLREINRTRSVVVVEHDMEFVRALDVKVTVLHEGSVLAEGELDQVSNDPRVIEVYLGR from the coding sequence ATGAGCACCGGAACTCTGCTTGAGCTGAGCCATGTTTCCGTCACGTTCGACGGTTTCCGGGCCATCAATGATCTGTCCCTGTCGCTGGCTCCGGGTGAAATGCGGGCTATTGTCGGTCCGAATGGCGCTGGCAAGACCACGATGATGGATATCATCACCGGCAAGACGCGCCCTGATGCGGGTGTGGTCCGGTTCCGCGAGCATGATCTGACGAAACTGGATGAACCCGCCATCGCCCGCATGGGGATTGGCCGGAAATTCCAGAAACCCACGGTGTTCGAAGAACTCACTGTTCGTGATAACCTCTTGCTGTCGCTGAAAGGATTGCGTTCCCCTTTCGCTTTGCTTTTCGCGAAGGAAACAGCGGAAGAGAAAGCACGGATCGACGGTCTGCTGGGTACGATCCGTCTGGGTCGTGAGGCGACCCGGCAGGCCGGTGGCCTGAGCCATGGTCAGAAGCAGTGGCTGGAGATCGGGATGCTTCTTGGACAGGAGCCGGATCTTCTGCTGGTCGATGAACCTGTGGCGGGCATGACGGACGCGGAGACCATGGAGACGGCTGATCTTCTGCGCGAGATCAACCGCACCCGCAGCGTCGTGGTTGTGGAGCATGACATGGAGTTCGTGCGGGCGCTGGATGTCAAAGTCACCGTGCTGCACGAAGGTTCGGTTCTCGCAGAGGGCGAGCTGGATCAGGTGAGCAACGATCCGCGTGTGATCGAAGTGTATCTCGGACGCTGA
- the urtE gene encoding urea ABC transporter ATP-binding subunit UrtE, with the protein MLDVEDIQLHYGAAIALRGVSLSARAGAVTCLLGRNGVGKTSVLRAVTGMHAVSSGKIMWEGEDITRLPAYERARRGIATVPQGRDIFPLLTVKENLETGFGLLPRGQRKVSDEIYDLFPILAKMRDRRGGDLSGGQQQQLAIGRALVIRPRLLVLDEPTEGIQPSIIKDIGSVIGMLRDRGDMAILLVEQYFDFAYELAQDVVVLDRGKVVASGAVGALDAEDIRGLVAI; encoded by the coding sequence ATGCTCGACGTTGAGGACATTCAGCTTCATTACGGCGCGGCGATTGCCCTGCGTGGAGTTTCTCTTTCGGCGCGTGCTGGCGCCGTAACGTGCCTGCTGGGGCGCAATGGTGTCGGCAAGACCAGCGTTCTGCGTGCGGTCACGGGGATGCATGCCGTTTCATCCGGCAAGATCATGTGGGAAGGAGAGGACATTACGCGCCTGCCTGCCTATGAACGGGCGCGGCGGGGTATTGCGACTGTTCCACAGGGACGCGATATTTTTCCGTTGCTGACGGTGAAGGAAAATCTGGAAACCGGATTTGGCCTTCTGCCGCGTGGCCAGAGGAAAGTGTCGGACGAGATTTATGACCTCTTTCCCATTCTGGCAAAGATGCGGGACCGTCGGGGAGGCGATCTGTCGGGTGGCCAGCAGCAGCAGCTTGCCATCGGCCGGGCGCTCGTCATTCGCCCGCGCCTGCTGGTTCTGGATGAGCCGACGGAGGGCATTCAGCCGAGTATCATCAAGGACATCGGTTCGGTAATCGGTATGCTGCGGGACCGGGGAGACATGGCGATCCTGCTGGTCGAGCAGTATTTCGATTTCGCCTATGAACTGGCGCAGGATGTGGTGGTTCTGGACCGAGGCAAGGTCGTTGCCAGCGGCGCGGTGGGAGCGCTGGACGCCGAGGATATTCGAGGGCTGGTGGCGATTTGA
- a CDS encoding TonB-dependent siderophore receptor — translation MIFDLNRSYGLLRFNFKTMGLLATTFILTDTTSCEANAASSTVTSTVTTKATKRKSAAVRPVEANRQSVALTAPLQRAPVSAVRAADSGETVIVTGTRETGKKARDSVSPIDIVTARQLAETGMPDLRNALAQLLPSLTMPTGGFDTGALTDSFSLRGLSPNETLVLVDGKRRHTTANIYADPGPQQGSTPVDIDMIPLAAIDHVEILRDGASAQYGSDAVAGVVNVILKKTDHGFHARSISGITAAGDGFQQGIYLDGGAKLGSRGYVHISGDFLHQDHTYRSADDLRTHSKINKLLGQPEQTRESVSITAGYHLTDSIEAYAVATYAHRHAESYQNYRTASSLAKYPAYAAIYPNGYSPLETLEENDWEVTAGLKGDLDHWHWDLSSVYGRDYDNIGLKNSANYSLAAATGQTPTRFAVQGFNNEMWSNSFDLSKAFHIDGWPHAINVAGGATYRYESYAIGTGSVASTYGSGSDALAGTTYQNAGHFSRDVVGGYIDVATHLAKNLQLDLAGRYEHYTDVSDTETGKAALRYDPLPWLGFRSTISNGFHAPTLAQEYYSSVALSPTAARGIIGANSPGALANGATSLKPERSTSATGGIIIEPVKKLHITADVYQINLRDQILPGGNVYGDQAITALNANGFQLPSEAASWSSASLSTHWFANVASTRTQGLDITATYPTSLGVYGHIDWDVGINLNRTRLTHQGTDAQGNNLLTAQSIAYITTGYPRSKMIWGGRYTSGDGKLSVGLHEIRWGQTTSELTYYTGATNSSALSSTDFLPFRNTPKFVTNLEVTYHVMPKLSFTIGGNNIFDKRPSRVPDGNRYLGVPQYYMSTSQLGMNGGFYYLRADLSL, via the coding sequence ATGATTTTTGACCTGAATCGATCCTACGGACTTTTGCGCTTCAATTTCAAAACCATGGGATTGCTGGCCACCACATTCATTCTGACAGACACAACCTCATGCGAGGCGAATGCAGCGTCCTCAACTGTGACCTCAACGGTCACGACCAAAGCGACAAAACGGAAGTCCGCAGCCGTTCGCCCTGTAGAAGCCAACAGGCAATCCGTGGCTCTCACAGCACCGTTACAGAGAGCGCCTGTCTCCGCTGTCAGGGCGGCAGACAGCGGAGAAACGGTGATCGTGACTGGCACACGTGAGACAGGCAAAAAGGCCCGCGACAGCGTTTCACCCATCGATATTGTCACTGCCCGACAACTTGCCGAGACCGGCATGCCGGACCTGAGAAATGCCCTCGCCCAGCTTCTGCCGTCTCTGACAATGCCGACTGGAGGTTTCGACACCGGCGCGTTGACGGATTCTTTCAGCCTGCGCGGACTGAGTCCCAACGAAACGCTCGTGCTCGTCGATGGGAAACGTCGTCACACCACGGCCAACATTTACGCCGACCCCGGCCCTCAACAGGGTTCAACGCCTGTCGATATCGACATGATTCCGCTGGCCGCCATCGATCACGTCGAAATTCTGCGAGATGGCGCGTCGGCGCAGTATGGTTCGGATGCCGTCGCTGGCGTCGTCAACGTCATCCTGAAGAAAACGGATCACGGTTTTCACGCCCGTTCCATCTCGGGCATTACGGCAGCCGGTGACGGGTTCCAGCAGGGCATTTATCTCGACGGTGGAGCCAAGCTCGGCTCGCGTGGCTATGTGCATATCAGTGGCGATTTCCTGCACCAGGATCACACCTACCGCAGCGCCGATGACCTGCGCACCCACTCCAAGATCAACAAACTTCTTGGCCAGCCCGAGCAGACCCGCGAAAGTGTGTCCATCACCGCAGGCTACCATCTGACTGACTCCATCGAAGCCTATGCCGTCGCCACTTATGCGCATCGCCACGCCGAGAGCTATCAGAATTATCGAACAGCATCCTCTCTCGCGAAATATCCGGCTTATGCCGCAATTTATCCCAACGGGTATTCACCGCTCGAAACACTTGAAGAGAATGACTGGGAAGTGACAGCCGGTCTGAAAGGTGATCTCGACCACTGGCACTGGGATCTCTCCTCCGTCTATGGCCGTGACTACGATAATATCGGTCTGAAAAACTCGGCCAATTACTCACTGGCGGCTGCCACAGGTCAGACGCCGACCCGTTTCGCCGTGCAGGGCTTCAACAACGAGATGTGGAGCAACTCCTTCGATCTGAGCAAGGCTTTTCATATCGACGGCTGGCCCCACGCCATCAATGTGGCAGGTGGCGCAACCTACCGTTATGAAAGTTACGCGATCGGCACCGGGTCAGTCGCTTCAACCTATGGTTCCGGCTCAGATGCGCTCGCCGGCACCACCTATCAGAATGCAGGCCATTTCAGCCGCGACGTCGTCGGCGGATATATCGACGTCGCCACGCATCTGGCAAAAAATCTGCAACTCGATCTGGCGGGCCGTTACGAGCATTATACGGATGTCTCCGACACCGAGACCGGCAAGGCGGCGCTTCGCTATGATCCGCTTCCCTGGCTCGGTTTCCGTAGCACCATTTCGAATGGTTTCCATGCTCCGACGCTTGCTCAGGAATATTACAGTTCCGTCGCGCTCTCACCGACGGCCGCGCGCGGTATCATCGGTGCGAACTCGCCGGGCGCACTGGCGAACGGAGCCACATCCCTAAAGCCGGAGCGTTCAACCAGCGCTACTGGTGGCATCATCATTGAACCCGTCAAGAAACTTCACATTACAGCCGACGTCTATCAGATCAACCTGCGCGATCAGATCCTGCCGGGCGGCAACGTCTATGGCGATCAGGCTATTACCGCACTTAACGCCAACGGCTTCCAGTTACCTTCCGAAGCGGCGAGCTGGAGTTCGGCTTCGCTTTCAACCCACTGGTTCGCCAATGTCGCCAGCACACGCACTCAGGGACTTGATATCACCGCCACCTATCCGACCAGCCTCGGCGTTTATGGGCATATCGACTGGGATGTCGGCATCAACCTCAACCGCACACGCCTGACCCATCAGGGCACTGATGCACAGGGCAACAATCTGCTGACGGCGCAGTCCATCGCCTACATCACCACAGGTTATCCACGCAGCAAGATGATCTGGGGAGGTCGCTACACCAGCGGCGACGGCAAGCTGTCTGTCGGGCTTCACGAAATCCGCTGGGGTCAGACGACATCGGAACTGACCTATTATACGGGCGCCACAAATTCCAGCGCACTTTCAAGCACGGACTTTCTGCCGTTCCGTAACACGCCGAAATTCGTGACAAACCTCGAAGTCACCTATCACGTCATGCCGAAGCTTTCGTTCACGATTGGCGGCAACAATATTTTCGATAAACGCCCCAGCCGGGTGCCGGATGGCAATCGCTATCTCGGTGTGCCGCAATATTACATGAGCACATCACAGCTCGGCATGAATGGTGGATTTTACTACCTACGCGCAGATCTGTCGCTCTGA
- a CDS encoding 23S rRNA (adenine(2030)-N(6))-methyltransferase RlmJ, translated as MNYRHLYHAGNFADCMKHALLTALLHALSRKNTPFSVLDTHAGIGLYDLSSSQAEATGEWREGIGRLLDLPPDMPDLEPLEDWLALVRQVMKEYAGKMMYPGSPEIVLRALRPGDSLVCCELHPEDQRALRRLFHNNSTVSVHCRDAYEAVTALLPPKTARRGLVLIDPPFEERSEFTDLVKAVTTARQRFPSGIVAVWYPIKHRSPPRAFFNALQDTGQRNLLNLELTIRPPLDPGLLNGCGLLIANPPFKFDEEGAAILSALCKYLGDGNTESLVEWIVPE; from the coding sequence ATGAACTATCGCCATCTCTATCACGCAGGCAACTTTGCCGATTGCATGAAGCACGCGCTGCTGACAGCCCTGCTGCACGCCCTCAGCCGTAAGAATACGCCGTTTTCCGTCCTCGATACCCATGCCGGCATTGGCCTGTATGATCTGTCCTCTTCACAGGCGGAGGCGACCGGCGAGTGGCGGGAGGGAATTGGTCGTCTGCTTGATCTTCCACCCGACATGCCAGATCTTGAGCCACTGGAAGACTGGCTCGCGCTCGTGCGTCAGGTGATGAAGGAATATGCCGGGAAGATGATGTATCCCGGCTCGCCGGAGATTGTCCTGCGGGCGTTGCGTCCCGGCGACTCTCTGGTCTGCTGCGAACTGCACCCGGAAGACCAGCGGGCTTTGCGACGCCTGTTCCACAATAACTCCACTGTCTCAGTGCATTGCCGCGACGCCTATGAAGCTGTGACGGCGCTGCTTCCCCCAAAAACCGCCAGGCGTGGACTGGTGCTGATAGATCCGCCTTTTGAAGAGCGCTCCGAATTCACCGATCTCGTGAAGGCCGTGACGACAGCACGCCAGCGCTTTCCGAGTGGAATTGTGGCGGTGTGGTATCCGATCAAGCATCGGTCGCCACCAAGAGCGTTTTTCAACGCATTGCAGGATACCGGCCAGCGAAACCTGCTGAATCTGGAGTTGACCATCCGTCCTCCCCTCGATCCCGGATTGTTGAACGGCTGTGGTCTGCTGATCGCCAATCCTCCTTTCAAATTTGATGAGGAAGGCGCTGCCATTCTGTCCGCTCTGTGCAAGTATCTTGGTGACGGAAACACGGAATCCCTTGTGGAGTGGATTGTGCCGGAATGA
- a CDS encoding NAD(P)H-dependent glycerol-3-phosphate dehydrogenase, translating to MKRIAVIGAGSWGIALALQAARAGAAVQLWARDPGARLPNGAMPRLPDYPLPEAVTVTDSLVMDADMILSVVPMKHFASVLKDVQTSAPVALCCKGVEPDTLRFPLDILHDARPDLNAAVLSGPNFAHEVAAGLPAAAVIAASQPGLARTLADLLGTPRFRLYDSVDITGVQLGGAAKNVIAIAAGATIGAGLGENARAALVTRGLAEISRLAGALGGQAVTMAGLAGVGDLLLTCTGGSSRNYRVGLALGQGETLEQTVAALGGVAEGVATAQALSILARRKGVAVPIIDAVTDLVEGRASLDVVMNCLLMRPAGPEIHF from the coding sequence ATGAAGCGGATTGCGGTCATTGGGGCGGGTTCATGGGGCATTGCGCTGGCGCTGCAGGCGGCACGGGCCGGGGCCGCGGTGCAGTTGTGGGCGCGTGATCCGGGGGCAAGGCTGCCAAACGGTGCGATGCCGCGTCTTCCTGATTATCCGCTCCCTGAAGCTGTTACCGTGACAGACAGTCTGGTGATGGACGCGGATATGATCCTGTCCGTCGTGCCGATGAAGCACTTCGCTTCCGTGCTGAAAGATGTACAGACCTCGGCCCCTGTAGCCCTGTGCTGCAAAGGTGTTGAGCCCGATACCTTGCGCTTCCCGCTTGATATTTTGCATGACGCACGTCCTGATCTGAACGCCGCCGTCCTCTCTGGTCCGAATTTCGCGCATGAAGTGGCAGCCGGTCTGCCTGCCGCCGCTGTGATTGCGGCTTCGCAGCCGGGGTTGGCCCGCACTCTGGCCGATCTGCTCGGCACTCCGCGTTTTCGGCTGTACGACAGCGTTGATATCACCGGAGTGCAATTGGGTGGTGCCGCAAAGAACGTGATCGCGATTGCAGCAGGCGCTACCATTGGAGCCGGGCTGGGCGAAAATGCCCGAGCGGCGCTGGTGACACGCGGGCTGGCCGAGATCAGCCGTCTGGCCGGAGCTCTGGGCGGGCAGGCGGTCACGATGGCGGGGCTTGCGGGTGTGGGCGATCTGCTGCTGACCTGCACGGGGGGCTCATCCCGCAATTATCGGGTCGGACTAGCGCTGGGACAAGGCGAGACGCTGGAACAGACAGTCGCAGCTCTTGGTGGTGTGGCGGAAGGTGTTGCGACCGCGCAGGCTCTTTCCATTCTGGCGCGGCGGAAAGGCGTGGCTGTGCCGATTATCGACGCCGTCACGGATCTGGTGGAAGGCAGAGCCAGTCTGGACGTTGTCATGAACTGTCTGTTGATGCGACCTGCTGGTCCGGAAATACATTTCTGA
- a CDS encoding YigZ family protein translates to MVETLVGRADFEKEIKKSRFLAMALPIETEEAAMAFIRDVSHPDATHNCWAWKIGSRYRSDDAGEPGGTAGRPILQVIEAQGLDKVAVVVTRWFGGVKLGAGGLLRAYGGTAAECLRLAERVEVIERTRLAFHCPFSDLALVGSRLPALDAVVESEEFDATGAAYIVAVPAQQVEDVTHRLADMTSGRIMATEEKD, encoded by the coding sequence ATGGTTGAGACGCTGGTCGGACGGGCAGATTTCGAAAAGGAAATCAAGAAAAGCCGTTTTCTGGCAATGGCTCTCCCGATCGAGACTGAAGAAGCCGCCATGGCCTTCATCCGGGATGTCTCCCACCCCGACGCCACCCATAACTGCTGGGCATGGAAGATCGGTTCCCGCTATCGCAGCGATGACGCAGGCGAACCGGGCGGGACCGCAGGACGCCCGATCCTGCAGGTGATCGAGGCTCAGGGTCTGGACAAGGTCGCCGTGGTCGTCACACGCTGGTTTGGCGGCGTCAAGCTCGGCGCGGGCGGTCTGTTACGGGCCTATGGCGGAACGGCGGCGGAGTGCCTGCGACTGGCTGAACGGGTCGAGGTCATCGAACGCACCCGGCTGGCATTCCACTGTCCGTTCAGTGACCTCGCACTGGTCGGATCACGCCTGCCCGCTCTGGATGCGGTCGTCGAAAGCGAAGAGTTCGATGCGACCGGCGCGGCTTATATCGTCGCCGTTCCGGCTCAGCAGGTGGAGGATGTCACCCATCGGCTGGCCGACATGACCAGCGGGCGGATCATGGCGACCGAGGAAAAGGACTGA
- the rsmD gene encoding 16S rRNA (guanine(966)-N(2))-methyltransferase RsmD, protein MRIIAGIRRGRTLRAPEGKATRPTADRVRQALFDMLLHAPWGGRDCVEGAHVLDGFAGTGALGLEALSRGADFCTFFEVDRPALAALRTNVRDCQMQDISRVQASTVLKPPRATTPCTLVFLDPPYGQSLPAQALTALTSAGWIAPGALIVTETGRDEPAPVESADILAERAHGAARLWVWRQG, encoded by the coding sequence ATGCGGATTATCGCCGGAATACGGCGTGGTCGGACACTGAGGGCTCCCGAAGGCAAGGCGACACGCCCCACGGCAGATCGTGTGAGACAGGCTCTGTTCGACATGCTGCTTCATGCCCCGTGGGGTGGGCGGGACTGTGTTGAAGGCGCTCATGTGCTGGACGGTTTTGCCGGGACAGGCGCGCTTGGTCTGGAGGCGCTATCACGCGGTGCGGATTTCTGCACATTCTTCGAAGTGGACCGCCCCGCTCTGGCTGCTCTGCGGACGAACGTGCGCGATTGTCAGATGCAGGACATAAGCCGCGTTCAGGCCTCGACTGTTCTGAAACCCCCACGGGCTACAACACCCTGCACTCTGGTGTTCCTCGATCCGCCTTATGGTCAGTCTCTCCCCGCGCAGGCGCTCACTGCCCTCACGTCAGCAGGCTGGATCGCACCCGGCGCCCTGATCGTCACGGAAACCGGCCGTGATGAGCCGGCGCCGGTGGAGAGCGCAGACATCCTGGCCGAACGGGCGCACGGCGCCGCACGCCTGTGGGTGTGGCGACAGGGTTGA
- a CDS encoding pseudouridine synthase: MVDDNNENTTEARGDRIAKWLARSGVASRRDIERMIAERRIKLNGVVVEHPATFVTSTDVVAVNGNIVEGPQHTRLWRYHKPDGLVTTHRDPEGRKTVFETLPEGMPRVVSVGRLDLNSEGLLLLTNDGALARRLELPSNGWLRRYRVRVFGVVNERELAGLAKGCSIEGVKYGPIEASLDSRKGDNAWLTVSLREGKNREIRRVMTALNLHVSRLLRTSYGPFPLGELKPGELEEVPSRVMKAQIPRDVEIDTKRRG, from the coding sequence ATGGTAGACGATAACAACGAAAACACGACGGAAGCACGCGGCGACCGCATCGCAAAATGGCTTGCCCGCAGTGGCGTAGCCAGCCGCCGCGATATCGAGCGCATGATCGCTGAGCGCCGCATCAAGCTGAATGGTGTTGTGGTGGAACACCCCGCGACGTTCGTGACCTCCACCGATGTCGTTGCCGTTAACGGCAACATTGTCGAAGGCCCACAGCACACCCGTCTCTGGCGTTACCACAAGCCGGACGGGCTGGTGACGACGCACCGTGACCCCGAAGGCCGCAAGACAGTCTTCGAGACTCTGCCTGAGGGTATGCCGCGCGTCGTCAGTGTGGGACGACTGGATCTGAACAGTGAAGGCCTGCTGCTGCTGACCAATGACGGCGCTCTGGCCCGTCGTCTGGAACTGCCTTCGAACGGCTGGCTGCGGCGCTATCGCGTGCGGGTGTTCGGTGTGGTGAACGAGCGTGAACTCGCCGGACTGGCCAAAGGCTGCTCCATCGAAGGCGTGAAATACGGTCCCATCGAAGCCTCGCTCGACTCCCGCAAAGGCGACAATGCGTGGCTGACCGTCTCTCTGCGTGAAGGCAAAAACCGTGAAATCCGTCGCGTCATGACAGCCCTGAACCTGCATGTCAGTCGTCTTCTTCGCACGTCCTACGGTCCGTTTCCTCTGGGAGAGCTGAAACCGGGTGAACTGGAAGAGGTGCCGTCCCGCGTCATGAAGGCGCAGATTCCACGCGATGTGGAGATCGACACCAAGCGGCGCGGCTGA
- a CDS encoding gamma-glutamyl-gamma-aminobutyrate hydrolase family protein translates to MDSFAPMPLIGVTLDQEPGGSGQYSAFPWYALRANYMGAVIKAGGLPVALPYAPCLTGKILDRLDGLIVTGGAFDIDPALYGEERNETTTTLKPGRTAAEMALLEAAMKRDIPVLGICGGMQLLAAALDGSLIQDIASEQPTALPHEQPNPRDQAGHIVSIEPYSLLGQIVGRGTMAVNSSHHQAVRDPGRGRVSARAEDGIIEAIEDPSARFCVGVQWHPEFLIDPGDLALFTAFVEAAQNATVSGDGVW, encoded by the coding sequence ATGGATTCATTCGCTCCCATGCCCCTTATCGGGGTGACACTCGATCAGGAACCGGGCGGCTCCGGGCAGTACTCCGCATTTCCATGGTATGCCCTGCGTGCAAACTATATGGGAGCCGTCATCAAGGCTGGCGGTCTGCCCGTAGCGCTTCCGTATGCGCCGTGTCTGACCGGGAAGATTCTCGACCGTCTTGATGGCCTGATTGTCACGGGCGGTGCATTCGATATCGACCCGGCGCTCTATGGCGAAGAGCGCAATGAAACCACTACCACCCTGAAGCCGGGCCGCACCGCAGCGGAAATGGCGCTCCTTGAAGCCGCAATGAAACGGGACATTCCTGTGCTCGGCATCTGTGGCGGCATGCAGCTTCTTGCCGCCGCACTCGATGGATCGCTGATTCAGGACATTGCGAGCGAGCAGCCTACTGCCCTCCCCCACGAACAGCCCAATCCACGCGATCAGGCCGGACATATCGTCAGCATCGAGCCTTATTCGCTGCTTGGGCAGATTGTCGGACGCGGTACAATGGCGGTAAACTCCTCGCACCATCAGGCGGTCCGTGATCCGGGGCGCGGCCGGGTGTCCGCCCGAGCGGAAGATGGCATTATCGAAGCAATAGAAGATCCCTCGGCACGCTTCTGTGTCGGGGTGCAATGGCATCCGGAATTTCTTATAGATCCGGGAGATCTGGCGTTGTTCACGGCCTTTGTAGAAGCCGCACAGAACGCAACAGTGTCGGGAGACGGTGTATGGTAG
- a CDS encoding nucleoside deaminase, whose product MDLALAEAHAAAHREEVPVGAVVLSANGVPLASAGNEVEERNDPSAHAEMLAMRKAAQVTGSTRLDDCTLVVTLEPCPMCAAAAVHFRVRRIVFGAYDPKGGGIDHGPRVIDHPTCLRHIEIIGGVREQENGLLLKNFFRKLRR is encoded by the coding sequence ATGGATCTGGCGCTGGCTGAAGCCCATGCCGCCGCGCATAGAGAAGAGGTTCCGGTGGGAGCCGTCGTTCTGTCCGCTAACGGAGTCCCCCTGGCCAGTGCCGGCAATGAAGTCGAGGAACGGAATGATCCGTCAGCCCACGCGGAAATGCTCGCCATGCGAAAGGCGGCTCAGGTCACAGGATCGACACGGCTTGACGACTGCACACTGGTCGTCACGCTGGAACCTTGTCCGATGTGCGCGGCGGCGGCGGTGCATTTTCGTGTGCGGCGAATTGTCTTCGGCGCGTATGACCCGAAAGGCGGCGGGATTGATCATGGACCACGGGTCATCGACCATCCGACCTGCCTGCGTCATATCGAGATTATCGGTGGCGTGAGGGAGCAGGAGAACGGCCTGCTCCTGAAAAATTTCTTCAGGAAGCTGCGTCGATGA